A window from Bufo bufo chromosome 1, aBufBuf1.1, whole genome shotgun sequence encodes these proteins:
- the LOC120987299 gene encoding olfactory receptor 6P1-like — protein MNKRNQTITEFLLLGFPNVTGFRTIILFIVILVIYIVTLIINAMVIVLVSIKPQLHSPMYFLLQQLSFVEFTFLTVVVPNMLRVIWLEGATISVIGCIAQAYVYCALGCTECHLLTVMSYDRYLAICQPLHYSTIMDTRLQNFLVIYCWVFGFLLTQITLNFLCQLYFCGSNIINHFFCDLAPFLQLTCSHKTDFQLMILIVAIPLMVIPFILVLISYIFVFITILGISSAKGRKKTFSTCSSHLTVVTMYYGTLITIYMVPANGDTLTVNKLIAFLYIVVTPLFNPIIYCLRNQEMRAVMEKLFKVKDKQ, from the coding sequence ATGAATAAAAGGAACCAGACAATCACTGAATTTCTACTCTTAGGATTCCCCAATGTTACTGGCTTTAGgaccattattttatttattgtaatACTAGTTATCTACATTGTGACTCTTATTATAAACGCTATGGTCATAGTGTTGGTATCCATCAAGCCACAGCTCCATTCTCCCATGTATTTCTTACTCCAGCAGTTATCATTTGTTGAATTCACATTCTTGACTGTTGTTGTTCCTAATATGCTGCGTGTTATATGGTTAGAAGGAGCCACCATCTCAGTTATTGGTTGTATAGCCCAGGCTTATGTGTATTGTGCTTTAGGGTGTACAGAATGTCACCTCCTCACAGTCATGTCTTACGACCGGTACTTGGCTATTTGTCAACCTCTTCACTACAGCACCATCATGGATACGAGACTTCAGAATTTCTTGGTCATCTATTGTTGGGTTTTCGGCTTCCTCCTCACTCAGATCACTCTTAATTTTTTGTGTCAACTTTATTTCTGTGGCTCCAatataataaaccattttttctgtgatcttgCTCCATTTCTTCAACTTACATGTTCTCACAAGACTGACTTTCAGTTAATGATACTGATCGTCGCTATTCCTTTAATGGTCATACCTTTTATTTTAGTTCTTATCAGTTACATTTTTGTCTTTATAACAATTCTTGGCATCTCCTCTGCAAAAGGAAGGAAGAAAACCTTCTCcacctgcagctctcacctcactGTGGTCACCATGTACTATGGAACGTTAATCACTATCTACATGGTTCCAGCCAATGGAGACACCTTGACTGTCAACAAGTTGATTGCATTTCTGTACATTGTAGTAACTCCTCTGTTCAACCCTATCATATACTGCTTGAGGAATCAAGAAATGAGAGCCGTCATGGAGAAGTTATTTAAAGTGAAAGATAAACAGTAG